The following coding sequences are from one Polynucleobacter sp. JS-JIR-II-50 window:
- a CDS encoding DUF3305 domain-containing protein encodes MRKQNIDNPWVSFRWVPQEVLPDFGQFNSQQSKSIVGQFLGRDADGESWLFTGYELDLFPDEAEGYYLNVSATTPAWFVMWRLEEDIERYIDEQSLSLAKSEASFAVPHRICVSYNEAARLLDGGESVDTIPLSEQHASWLQEYVNDNYRPEPKKRHKPASFKGAQRPMEE; translated from the coding sequence ATGCGTAAACAGAATATTGACAACCCATGGGTCTCGTTCCGCTGGGTGCCTCAGGAAGTGTTGCCTGATTTTGGGCAATTCAATAGTCAACAAAGTAAATCCATTGTGGGTCAGTTTCTTGGGCGCGATGCCGATGGTGAATCCTGGCTATTTACAGGCTATGAGCTCGATCTCTTTCCGGACGAGGCTGAGGGTTACTATCTCAATGTTTCCGCTACAACGCCCGCATGGTTTGTCATGTGGCGCTTAGAAGAAGATATTGAGCGTTATATCGATGAGCAGTCGCTCTCCTTGGCAAAATCTGAAGCTTCGTTTGCAGTGCCTCATCGCATTTGTGTCAGCTATAACGAAGCGGCTCGCTTGCTCGATGGTGGTGAGTCGGTTGATACGATACCGCTGAGTGAGCAGCATGCGTCATGGTTGCAAGAGTATGTCAATGACAACTATCGGCCGGAACCCAAAAAACGCCATAAGCCTGCTTCATTTAAGGGTGCGCAACGCCCTATGGAGGAATAA
- the fdh3B gene encoding formate dehydrogenase FDH3 subunit beta yields MARMKFICDTERCIECNGCVTACKNENEVPWGVNRRRVVTVNDGIIGQEKSVSVACMHCSDAPCMAVCPVDCFYRTDEGVVLHDKDICIGCGYCSFACPFGAPQFLSKGAFGSRSKMDKCTFCSGGPEENGSVAEFEKYGRNRLAEGKLPLCAEMCSTKALIGGDSDVISGIFNNRVATREKNGKYPGSKAFGWNTAYGGPDAPAPTPTPAAKIPGAQ; encoded by the coding sequence ATGGCAAGAATGAAATTTATTTGCGACACGGAGCGATGCATTGAGTGCAACGGTTGTGTCACAGCCTGTAAGAATGAAAACGAAGTACCTTGGGGTGTTAATCGTCGTCGCGTTGTAACGGTGAATGACGGCATCATTGGTCAAGAAAAATCAGTCTCAGTTGCTTGCATGCACTGTAGCGATGCTCCTTGTATGGCCGTATGCCCAGTAGATTGTTTCTACCGCACGGACGAGGGTGTTGTTCTGCACGATAAAGATATCTGTATCGGTTGCGGTTACTGCTCATTTGCTTGCCCATTTGGCGCACCACAGTTCCTCAGTAAAGGCGCCTTCGGCTCCCGCAGCAAAATGGATAAGTGCACATTCTGTAGTGGTGGCCCAGAAGAAAACGGCAGCGTTGCAGAGTTTGAAAAGTATGGCCGCAATCGTTTGGCAGAAGGCAAGTTACCACTTTGCGCTGAAATGTGTTCTACCAAGGCATTGATTGGCGGCGATAGTGATGTTATTAGCGGCATCTTTAATAATCGTGTTGCAACGCGTGAGAAGAATGGCAAGTACCCAGGATCCAAAGCTTTTGGTTGGAATACTGCTTACGGTGGGCCGGATGCACCAGCGCCTACGCCAACGCCCGCTGCAAAAATTCCAGGGGCTCAATAA
- a CDS encoding molecular chaperone has product MSEITKEAAKENLSAEVGDVGLPEDLARADLYGLIARFFQMPPDQALLDQIAASADQPDAADEAPLAKVWMDVVEVAKNNPAKAWHEEFDLNFISVGKPNVVLNGSFYMAGHLNEKPLVNIRKALEGFGLEAAEEVTETEDHISALSEVMRYLIAGDDVEISNLTNQKVFFNEHIRPWYDEFCDAIEGIPEMHLYHPIAALTREFLAIEGQGFDMI; this is encoded by the coding sequence ATGAGCGAAATTACGAAAGAAGCAGCAAAAGAGAATCTATCGGCCGAAGTAGGTGATGTAGGCTTGCCTGAGGATTTGGCTAGGGCGGATTTATATGGCTTGATTGCCCGCTTTTTTCAGATGCCACCCGATCAAGCGCTTTTGGATCAAATTGCCGCTTCCGCCGATCAACCAGATGCTGCTGATGAGGCGCCCTTGGCTAAGGTTTGGATGGACGTAGTGGAGGTCGCTAAAAACAATCCTGCAAAGGCTTGGCATGAAGAGTTTGATTTGAATTTCATCAGCGTTGGTAAGCCGAATGTCGTTTTGAATGGCTCTTTTTACATGGCGGGCCATCTAAATGAAAAGCCCTTGGTGAATATTCGCAAGGCTTTAGAGGGTTTTGGGCTTGAGGCCGCAGAAGAGGTGACTGAAACTGAAGACCATATCTCGGCCCTCAGTGAGGTCATGCGTTATCTCATTGCGGGGGATGACGTGGAGATCTCAAACCTTACAAATCAAAAGGTTTTTTTCAATGAGCATATTCGCCCTTGGTATGACGAATTTTGCGATGCAATAGAGGGTATTCCTGAGATGCATCTCTATCACCCAATCGCTGCGCTAACTAGAGAATTCCTCGCAATTGAAGGGCAAGGCTTTGACATGATTTGA
- a CDS encoding DUF3306 domain-containing protein: MADGFLGRWSKRKAGKEDVSPEKKVEVPREADQAPLVEGAKEAAPPPATLEDVVKIDRFDPDFSAFMKPDVDPAVQQAALKKMFTDPHFNIMDGLDIYIDDYSKPDPLPPGMLERMVQSDMLNLFRKSSEELAPESQQSVNPAPEPRLEGHTLAGEQQTDLTSTQQKPADQLEEVPNKVSIESEQKKT; encoded by the coding sequence ATGGCCGATGGATTTCTGGGGCGTTGGTCTAAACGCAAAGCTGGTAAAGAAGATGTTTCACCAGAAAAAAAAGTAGAGGTTCCTAGAGAGGCTGATCAGGCTCCACTCGTTGAGGGTGCTAAAGAGGCTGCACCTCCGCCAGCTACCCTAGAGGATGTAGTCAAGATCGATCGTTTCGATCCAGACTTTTCTGCTTTTATGAAACCGGATGTAGATCCCGCTGTTCAGCAGGCTGCTTTAAAGAAAATGTTTACCGATCCCCATTTCAACATCATGGATGGGTTGGATATTTATATTGATGACTACAGCAAACCGGATCCACTGCCACCTGGAATGCTGGAGAGGATGGTGCAGAGCGATATGCTCAACCTTTTCCGCAAATCGAGCGAAGAGCTTGCTCCAGAATCTCAGCAAAGCGTAAACCCAGCGCCTGAACCGCGTCTTGAGGGCCACACATTGGCAGGCGAACAGCAAACTGATTTAACATCCACACAACAAAAACCTGCAGATCAGTTGGAAGAAGTACCCAATAAGGTATCAATAGAGTCTGAACAGAAAAAAACCTAA
- a CDS encoding DUF47 domain-containing protein yields MFFSKLMPHDGNFFELFNEHASNIVSASESFLKFVEHYSDEVLRAKYTQEVDKAEHACDDVVKEVHRRLHKTFITPIDRDQIFSLINTMDDVADLLQNGTEAMHLYDVKQMTPEMLQMAELCNQCCISMKNAVATLKDISDPEVAKAALKTCDEIDHLESGADRLLSTAITRLFREDIEVRELIKCQRIYELLEEVTDKCEDVANLVEGIVLENS; encoded by the coding sequence ATGTTCTTCAGCAAGTTAATGCCTCACGATGGTAATTTCTTCGAGCTTTTTAATGAGCACGCTAGTAATATCGTTTCTGCCTCCGAATCTTTTTTGAAGTTTGTCGAGCATTACAGCGACGAAGTATTGCGTGCAAAGTACACCCAAGAGGTTGATAAGGCAGAGCATGCTTGTGACGATGTTGTTAAGGAAGTGCATCGTCGTTTGCACAAGACTTTCATCACCCCTATCGATCGTGACCAAATTTTTTCACTCATCAATACGATGGATGACGTAGCTGATTTATTGCAAAACGGTACTGAAGCAATGCATTTGTATGATGTAAAACAAATGACGCCAGAGATGTTGCAAATGGCAGAGCTTTGTAATCAGTGCTGCATCAGCATGAAGAATGCCGTTGCTACATTAAAAGATATCTCCGATCCAGAAGTGGCCAAAGCGGCATTAAAAACTTGTGATGAAATCGATCACCTGGAGTCTGGGGCTGATCGCCTGCTATCTACCGCGATTACTAGATTGTTCCGGGAGGATATCGAAGTACGTGAGCTGATTAAGTGCCAGCGTATCTATGAGTTGCTCGAGGAAGTTACCGATAAATGTGAAGACGTTGCCAACTTGGTTGAGGGCATCGTTCTTGAAAACTCTTAA
- a CDS encoding formate dehydrogenase subunit alpha, translating into MSLTRKSNTPQSSRSTSRLIGSLSRGLKAAVPTMDRRTFLKRSGVGVGAGIAASQLSFVQKASAEQSKAMLDGKGKIEVKRSICTHCSVGCAVDATVENGVWVRQDPVFDSPINMGAHCAKGAALREHGHGDYRLRYPMKLVDGKYQRISWDQALTEITAQMKDIRQKYSPDAMFFIGSSKHNNEQSYLLRKWVSFFGTNNTDHQARICHSTTVAGVANTWGYGAMTNSYNDMMNAKAALYIGSNAAEAHPVSMLMLLHAKENGCKVVVVDPRYTRTAAKSDQYIRIRSGTDIPFLFGMLYHIFKNGWEDKKYINDRVYGMEEIRKEVMEKWTPAAVEEACGVPEAQVYQAAKTMAMNRPSTVVWCMGQTQHTIGNAIVRASCILQLALGNIGKSGGGTNIFRGHDNVQGATDVGPNPDSLPGYYGLAAGSWKHFSTVWGVDYEWIKGRYAPDMMEKSGTTVSRWVDAVLEKNDMIDQQTNVKGLFFWGHAPNSQTRGLDMKRAMDKLDLLVVVDPYPSATAAMAAMPAAEGQAVNKNRNVYLLPAATQFETCGSATASNRSLQWREKVIDPLFESVPDHVIMQAFADRLGFGEELSKNYKMLSSKFAGKQWKEPQIEDILREINRSCWTIGYTGQTPERLKAHMRMVATFDPKTLKSRGAVDPVTGYDTTGDYYGLPWPCYGTAAIKHPGSPNLYDTSKSVMEGGGNFRANFGVEREGVSLLAADGSHSKGAAITTGYPEFDHVFVKKLGWWDQLTEDEKKLAEGKNWKTDLSGGIQRVVMKNGCHPFGNAKARAVVWNFPDPVPIHREALYSTNAPMMRKYPTAADKKNFWRLPTLYKTVQDQNLNQKLYEKFPIILTSGRLVEYEGGGDETRSNPWLAELQQENFVEINPKAAADRGIKNWDYVWVKSPTGAKIKVRALVTERVDQGTAFVPFHFAGWWQGENIRKYYPEGAAPVVQGEAVNTATTYGYDMVTMMQETKTTMCQIEKFA; encoded by the coding sequence ATGAGTCTGACTCGTAAATCCAATACCCCACAAAGCAGTCGCTCTACATCGCGCTTGATCGGTAGTCTGTCACGCGGCTTAAAAGCTGCTGTTCCAACGATGGATCGCCGCACATTCCTCAAGCGCTCAGGCGTAGGAGTCGGCGCTGGTATAGCCGCTAGTCAATTGAGTTTTGTGCAAAAAGCATCTGCTGAGCAAAGCAAGGCAATGCTAGACGGCAAGGGTAAGATTGAAGTTAAGAGATCTATTTGTACGCATTGTTCTGTAGGATGCGCAGTAGATGCTACCGTTGAGAATGGCGTATGGGTTCGTCAAGATCCAGTCTTTGATTCCCCAATTAATATGGGTGCTCACTGCGCTAAAGGCGCTGCCTTGCGTGAGCACGGACATGGTGATTACCGTTTGCGTTACCCAATGAAGTTGGTTGATGGAAAGTACCAACGCATTTCTTGGGATCAAGCCTTAACTGAAATTACAGCTCAGATGAAGGATATTCGCCAGAAATATTCTCCGGATGCGATGTTCTTCATCGGCTCCTCCAAACACAATAATGAACAGTCCTACTTACTCCGTAAGTGGGTCTCTTTCTTTGGCACAAACAATACAGATCATCAAGCTCGTATTTGTCACTCCACAACAGTAGCGGGTGTTGCAAACACCTGGGGCTATGGTGCGATGACCAATAGCTACAACGACATGATGAATGCCAAGGCTGCTTTGTACATTGGTTCAAATGCGGCTGAAGCACACCCAGTTTCGATGTTGATGCTCTTGCATGCAAAAGAGAATGGTTGCAAGGTGGTTGTAGTAGATCCGCGCTACACACGTACTGCTGCAAAGTCAGACCAGTACATCCGCATTCGTTCTGGTACTGATATTCCTTTCTTATTCGGCATGCTGTATCACATCTTTAAAAATGGCTGGGAAGATAAGAAGTACATCAACGACCGTGTTTATGGCATGGAAGAGATTCGTAAAGAAGTGATGGAGAAGTGGACTCCTGCCGCAGTTGAGGAGGCTTGTGGTGTACCTGAGGCTCAGGTTTACCAAGCCGCTAAAACCATGGCAATGAATCGTCCTAGTACCGTTGTTTGGTGTATGGGTCAAACGCAGCACACTATCGGTAATGCGATTGTGCGTGCTTCCTGCATCTTGCAATTAGCTTTAGGTAACATAGGTAAGTCTGGTGGCGGTACTAACATTTTCCGCGGTCACGATAACGTTCAGGGTGCAACTGACGTTGGCCCTAACCCAGATTCATTGCCTGGTTACTATGGTTTAGCTGCTGGCTCATGGAAGCACTTCTCAACAGTTTGGGGTGTTGACTACGAGTGGATTAAAGGCCGTTATGCGCCCGACATGATGGAGAAATCGGGCACCACCGTGTCTCGTTGGGTTGATGCTGTTCTCGAGAAGAATGACATGATTGACCAGCAGACTAACGTAAAAGGCTTGTTCTTCTGGGGTCATGCTCCGAACTCACAAACGCGCGGCCTCGATATGAAGCGTGCGATGGATAAGTTGGATCTCTTGGTAGTCGTTGATCCGTATCCAAGCGCTACCGCTGCAATGGCAGCAATGCCTGCTGCAGAAGGTCAAGCGGTTAATAAGAATCGCAATGTGTACTTATTGCCTGCTGCAACGCAGTTTGAAACTTGCGGTTCAGCGACAGCTTCCAATCGTTCATTACAGTGGCGTGAGAAAGTAATTGATCCATTGTTTGAATCTGTTCCTGACCACGTGATCATGCAAGCTTTTGCTGACCGCTTAGGTTTCGGCGAAGAGTTGTCTAAGAACTACAAAATGCTCAGTTCCAAATTTGCTGGTAAGCAATGGAAAGAGCCGCAAATTGAAGACATCCTGCGCGAGATTAATCGCTCTTGCTGGACTATTGGATACACAGGCCAAACCCCTGAGCGCCTCAAGGCTCACATGAGAATGGTGGCAACCTTTGATCCGAAGACCTTGAAGTCTCGTGGCGCTGTTGATCCAGTGACCGGATATGACACCACTGGTGACTACTATGGCTTGCCTTGGCCCTGCTACGGTACGGCAGCAATTAAGCACCCAGGCTCACCAAACCTATATGACACAAGTAAGAGTGTCATGGAGGGCGGTGGTAACTTCCGCGCCAACTTCGGTGTTGAGCGTGAAGGTGTCAGCTTGCTTGCTGCAGACGGATCTCACTCCAAGGGTGCCGCAATTACTACTGGCTACCCAGAGTTTGATCACGTGTTTGTGAAGAAATTGGGTTGGTGGGATCAGTTAACTGAAGACGAGAAAAAACTCGCTGAAGGTAAAAACTGGAAGACTGACTTATCTGGCGGTATTCAGCGCGTGGTAATGAAGAATGGTTGTCATCCGTTTGGTAACGCCAAGGCACGTGCAGTGGTTTGGAACTTCCCAGACCCAGTTCCAATTCACCGTGAAGCGCTCTACAGTACAAACGCTCCAATGATGCGTAAGTACCCAACAGCTGCCGATAAGAAAAACTTCTGGCGCTTGCCAACCCTCTATAAAACTGTTCAAGATCAAAACTTGAATCAGAAGTTATATGAGAAGTTCCCAATCATTCTGACTTCAGGCCGTTTGGTTGAGTACGAAGGCGGTGGTGATGAGACTCGTTCTAATCCATGGTTAGCAGAGCTCCAACAAGAAAACTTTGTGGAGATTAATCCTAAGGCTGCAGCAGATCGTGGCATTAAGAACTGGGATTATGTTTGGGTGAAATCACCAACGGGTGCCAAGATCAAAGTGCGCGCATTGGTTACTGAGCGTGTTGACCAAGGAACTGCATTCGTGCCATTCCATTTTGCTGGCTGGTGGCAGGGCGAAAATATTCGGAAGTATTACCCAGAAGGTGCTGCCCCAGTAGTTCAGGGAGAGGCGGTTAACACTGCAACTACTTATGGTTATGACATGGTGACGATGATGCAAGAAACGAAAACCACAATGTGTCAAATCGAGAAATTTGCCTAA
- a CDS encoding anion permease, producing the protein MNGFHDAANSIATVVSTGVLKPQQAVVFAAFFNFLAIFIFHLSVAATVGKGIVHPAAVDLHVIFGALVGAIIWNVVTWYYGIPSSSSHALIGGLVGAALPKAGVDGLVWSGIIKTVSFIFISPLVGFLLGSLMMLLVAWVCKNANLAKTDRWFRRLQLVSASAYSLGHGGNDAQKTIGIIWLLLIITGYAEAGAKMPPTWTIICCYIAIAMGTMFGGWRIVKTMGQKLTKLKPVGGFCAETGGAITLFAATALGVPVSTTHTITGAIVGVGSTQRASAVRWGVAGNIVWAWIFTIPATALMSMAVYYLSLLIF; encoded by the coding sequence ATGAACGGCTTTCATGATGCAGCTAACTCCATTGCGACCGTAGTTTCTACTGGTGTTTTAAAGCCACAGCAGGCGGTAGTATTCGCTGCCTTCTTTAACTTTCTTGCCATCTTCATTTTTCATCTCAGCGTGGCTGCCACGGTTGGTAAAGGCATTGTTCACCCGGCTGCGGTTGATTTGCATGTCATCTTTGGCGCTTTGGTAGGGGCAATTATTTGGAATGTGGTTACTTGGTATTACGGCATTCCATCTAGCTCATCTCATGCTTTGATTGGCGGTTTAGTTGGAGCGGCATTGCCAAAGGCAGGGGTGGATGGCTTGGTTTGGTCCGGAATCATCAAAACCGTTTCCTTTATTTTTATTTCTCCGCTAGTCGGCTTCTTGCTCGGCTCCTTGATGATGTTGTTGGTGGCCTGGGTTTGCAAAAACGCTAACTTAGCAAAAACAGATCGCTGGTTCCGCCGCCTGCAGTTAGTTTCTGCCAGCGCCTATAGTTTGGGTCATGGCGGCAATGATGCTCAGAAGACCATTGGCATTATTTGGCTCTTGCTCATTATTACGGGGTACGCAGAAGCTGGCGCCAAGATGCCTCCGACCTGGACCATTATTTGTTGCTATATCGCCATTGCGATGGGCACGATGTTTGGTGGTTGGCGCATTGTAAAAACCATGGGTCAAAAGCTGACAAAACTCAAACCAGTAGGAGGCTTCTGTGCTGAGACTGGTGGCGCCATTACTTTGTTTGCAGCAACAGCCTTGGGCGTTCCTGTTTCGACTACCCACACAATTACTGGGGCTATTGTTGGTGTTGGTTCTACCCAAAGGGCAAGTGCAGTTCGCTGGGGAGTCGCTGGAAACATCGTTTGGGCCTGGATCTTCACCATCCCAGCCACTGCTTTGATGTCGATGGCAGTCTATTATCTGAGTTTGCTGATTTTCTAA
- the apbC gene encoding iron-sulfur cluster carrier protein ApbC has product MSVTPELVQAALKNLVDPNTKIDFVSAKNIKNLRVEDGNISLDVVLGYPAKSQFDSIRKSVINALRELSDVKNVSVNISSQIVAHAVQRGVKLLPGVKNIIAVASGKGGVGKSTTAVNLALALAAEGAQVGILDADIYGPSQPMMLGITGRPDSIEENTIEPMEAYGLQASSIGFLIDDDAPMVWRGPMVTSALEQLLRQTRWRDLDYLIVDMPPGTGDIQLTLAQKVPVTGSVIVTTPQDIALLDARKGLKMFEKVGVPIIGIIENMSTYVCTKCGHEEHVFGTGGGEKMCKEYAVDFLGSLPLNLSIREQADAGRPTVVADPDGAISAIYKGIARQVAIRVATLSKDMSSKFPNIVVQNT; this is encoded by the coding sequence GTGTCGGTTACACCAGAGTTGGTACAGGCAGCGCTAAAAAATTTGGTTGATCCCAATACGAAGATCGATTTTGTCTCGGCTAAAAATATTAAAAATCTCCGCGTAGAAGATGGCAATATTTCTTTGGATGTTGTGTTGGGCTATCCTGCTAAAAGCCAGTTTGACTCGATTCGTAAATCGGTAATCAATGCTTTGCGTGAGTTATCAGACGTCAAAAATGTGAGCGTCAATATCTCTAGTCAAATCGTTGCGCATGCCGTTCAACGTGGCGTGAAGTTATTGCCCGGTGTAAAAAATATTATTGCAGTGGCCAGTGGTAAGGGCGGCGTGGGTAAATCAACAACGGCCGTGAATCTGGCTTTAGCTCTTGCAGCTGAGGGCGCGCAGGTTGGCATTTTGGATGCCGATATCTATGGACCAAGTCAGCCAATGATGCTGGGCATTACCGGTAGGCCAGACTCTATTGAAGAAAATACGATAGAGCCAATGGAAGCCTATGGTTTGCAGGCAAGTTCGATCGGTTTCTTGATTGATGACGACGCACCCATGGTGTGGCGTGGTCCAATGGTGACTTCAGCGTTGGAGCAGTTGCTTCGCCAAACCCGTTGGCGTGATCTTGACTACCTGATCGTAGATATGCCGCCTGGCACGGGCGATATTCAATTGACCTTGGCGCAAAAGGTTCCCGTTACAGGATCAGTCATTGTTACCACGCCTCAAGATATTGCTTTGCTAGATGCTCGTAAGGGCCTCAAGATGTTTGAGAAGGTGGGTGTACCCATCATTGGCATTATTGAAAACATGAGTACTTACGTTTGCACTAAATGTGGACACGAAGAGCACGTATTCGGTACTGGCGGCGGTGAAAAAATGTGTAAAGAGTACGCGGTAGATTTCTTGGGCTCCTTGCCCTTAAACCTTTCGATTCGTGAGCAGGCTGATGCCGGGCGCCCAACAGTAGTGGCTGATCCAGATGGCGCTATTAGCGCTATCTATAAAGGCATTGCTAGACAGGTAGCCATTCGTGTTGCTACTCTATCTAAAGATATGAGCAGTAAATTTCCGAACATTGTGGTTCAAAACACCTGA
- a CDS encoding 4Fe-4S binding protein, which yields MSQKLVCNCNGTMPLDAKAIGVPIHQSLCRQEVGSFLKALDGSDSLVIACTQEGALFSELADQAEKPLVAPLRFVNIREVAGWTQEAKTSGPKIAALLALADMPEAEPVPVVNYESQGRLLIIGAGSQAIPWAEKLSPSLDVSVLCTQPGDLPLTRSYPIFTGAVTKLDGYLGNFSVNWDLQNPIDPEMCTRCGACVEVCPEGAIDLSFQIDLGKCKSHRDCVTACASIGAISFDRKERERNSEFDLILDLRADSKMRMSQTPQGYFAPGVDPLEQALAVNQLSEMVGEFEKPKYFAYNEKICAHGRNGKVGCSACIDVCSTGAIGSIFKNGQGSVEVNPNLCMGCGACATACPSGAMRYNYPSVAHQGKELKTVASVFTAEAKKINQAMAPSLLLHTLKAGTQMIDGLGRSAHVMPKQFEGLPAFVIPYGIEHIASTGLDLWLGALTYGFAEVTLLLSGDEDPAYRAVLEEQVVLANSILNAYGFDDRIHLILASSAEDIATVSKVMGALRQRGSLGPICTPASIGLSNQKRETLEAALEHLQKQAKTPLPEMGAVLPKSSLLGGLAINKDACTLCMSCVSGCPEGALLDNPDEPILSFIEKQCVQCGICVQTCPEKALTLAPRLQTVEQRKQRTTLNETQAFHCISCGKPFGTLKMVDLMLSKLGAHGAFAGAAMDRLKMCSDCRVVDMVKKET from the coding sequence ATGAGTCAAAAATTAGTCTGCAACTGTAATGGCACCATGCCTTTGGATGCAAAAGCTATCGGGGTTCCGATTCATCAATCCTTGTGCAGGCAGGAGGTCGGCTCTTTTTTAAAGGCGCTAGATGGTTCTGATTCTCTAGTGATAGCGTGTACTCAAGAGGGCGCCCTTTTTAGTGAGCTCGCTGACCAGGCTGAAAAGCCATTAGTTGCGCCACTGCGTTTTGTCAATATTCGTGAAGTAGCTGGTTGGACTCAAGAAGCTAAAACATCCGGACCTAAAATTGCTGCATTGTTGGCCTTAGCTGATATGCCAGAGGCTGAACCTGTTCCTGTTGTGAATTACGAAAGCCAGGGTAGGTTGTTAATTATCGGCGCTGGTTCACAAGCCATTCCTTGGGCCGAAAAATTAAGCCCATCATTAGATGTTTCAGTCTTATGTACGCAGCCTGGCGACTTGCCGCTGACCCGTAGCTACCCAATCTTTACTGGCGCAGTAACCAAGTTAGATGGTTACCTAGGAAACTTTTCAGTAAATTGGGATTTGCAAAATCCGATTGACCCGGAGATGTGTACTCGCTGTGGGGCCTGTGTTGAAGTGTGTCCGGAGGGCGCCATTGATCTCTCCTTCCAGATTGATTTAGGTAAATGTAAATCCCATCGTGACTGCGTTACTGCATGTGCCAGTATTGGTGCCATTTCTTTTGATCGTAAAGAGCGCGAGCGTAATTCAGAATTCGATTTAATTTTGGACTTACGTGCAGATTCCAAAATGCGTATGAGTCAAACACCGCAGGGTTACTTTGCCCCCGGTGTTGATCCCTTGGAGCAGGCGCTGGCAGTCAATCAACTCTCTGAGATGGTGGGAGAGTTTGAGAAGCCTAAGTATTTTGCCTATAACGAAAAAATTTGTGCTCATGGTCGCAATGGCAAAGTCGGTTGCAGTGCTTGTATTGATGTTTGTTCAACAGGCGCTATTGGTTCAATCTTTAAAAATGGCCAAGGTTCTGTAGAGGTCAACCCAAATCTTTGTATGGGTTGCGGAGCGTGTGCAACTGCATGCCCTTCCGGCGCAATGCGTTATAACTACCCAAGCGTTGCACATCAGGGCAAAGAGCTCAAAACGGTAGCGAGCGTCTTTACCGCCGAAGCTAAAAAGATTAATCAAGCGATGGCCCCCAGCTTGCTTTTGCATACCCTAAAAGCGGGTACGCAAATGATTGATGGCTTGGGCAGATCGGCGCATGTCATGCCAAAGCAATTCGAAGGTCTCCCTGCATTTGTGATTCCTTATGGCATTGAGCATATTGCCTCTACTGGTTTGGACTTATGGCTTGGTGCGCTGACGTATGGTTTTGCGGAAGTGACTTTGCTATTAAGTGGAGACGAGGATCCTGCATATCGCGCAGTACTTGAAGAGCAGGTAGTTTTAGCAAATAGCATTCTGAATGCGTATGGCTTTGACGATCGCATTCATCTGATCTTAGCTAGTTCTGCTGAAGATATAGCGACTGTGTCTAAAGTGATGGGCGCATTGCGTCAGCGTGGATCGCTTGGCCCGATCTGTACTCCCGCAAGCATTGGCTTATCGAATCAGAAACGCGAAACGCTTGAGGCAGCGCTAGAGCATTTGCAAAAACAAGCGAAGACTCCATTGCCGGAGATGGGCGCAGTACTTCCAAAGTCTTCCTTATTGGGTGGTCTAGCAATTAACAAAGATGCTTGCACCTTATGTATGTCTTGTGTCAGCGGTTGCCCTGAAGGTGCGCTTTTAGATAATCCCGATGAACCCATTCTTTCTTTTATTGAGAAGCAGTGTGTGCAGTGCGGCATCTGTGTGCAAACCTGTCCCGAGAAGGCCTTAACCCTTGCGCCTCGTTTGCAAACGGTTGAGCAGCGCAAGCAACGGACGACCCTGAATGAAACCCAGGCATTCCATTGCATCAGCTGCGGCAAGCCTTTTGGAACCCTCAAGATGGTTGATTTGATGCTTAGCAAGCTTGGTGCGCATGGTGCTTTTGCTGGTGCGGCAATGGACCGATTGAAGATGTGTAGTGATTGTCGAGTGGTAGATATGGTGAAAAAAGAAACATGA